CTTAAGTTGGGCCTGTGTCTTTTTGGAATAGAAGTGGGGCAGAAGCCAAACATCACAGACATACCAGGGCACTACACTTTATTGCAGGTCCTTTAGGAGGGAaataaagaaagtagaaaggggagaaatcatgaAGAAAGGGGCCAGGATCCTAGTGGTGCCAGAGCCATAGTCACAGGACTGAGCACCCTCTGCCACCTAGGTCTGGACAAAGGTAGTGGCTCTGGGGGAGGAATTCCAGGGCCTGGGGCCTCAGACTGGAAGCCTGCTAGGCCTGCCAAGGGCTAGGGAGAGGTCAGTTGTCCTTGCCCAATGAGGGAGAAGCTGCGGGACCATGGAGAGGGGAGGCCATGGGAGGAAATGGGGCAGTTCTTTGCCCCTGTGTCCCTGATGCTGCCTCCCAAAGGCATACCCCCATTTTCCCTGCTGCCCTCAAAGGACAAAGCTGGGTGGGAGTGGCAGCTGGGgtgtagaagaaaaaaaccttaaagaaatcttaaaagaaaattgggcagggagggggcaacTGAGTGTCTTCATGGCCTTTtacctcccctcctccagcctccttaGTTCCAGACTTTGAGGAAGCTGTCCCAGGAGCCAGTGGCCACAGCCATCCCATCAGCTGTGACCCCCAGGCAGCTGACCCTGTTGTCATGGCCAGAAAGGATgcctgaggaagagagagaggagtcagCCTGTTTGCCCATGCTGCTTTGGCagagagtgcatgtgtgtctgCAGGAATCCTAGGTTAGATTGGCCATGGACTCAGCCTCTGGTGGGGACTCAACGAGGATTACCCTAAGGGGCAGGGTTTCTCTTGAGGCCAGTCTCTgtggagggcggggtggggggcggggagggacagGTGAGGTTGGCAGTGTCGGTGTGCTATGAAAAAAGCAAGGAGCACCTTGATGGGCACTAGAAAATGGGGAGGTTGCTCTTTAGTCTCATTCCTGAGTCTCcaaatgaagagactgaggccccaagagaagtgacttgcccaagggccCTCAGATCCTAAGCAACAGAATTCAGATTTGGATCCTGACTCTCTGGCCAGTGTTATTTTCATTCAGCGCCTGGCCTCTCCCAAGAGAAGCCACACTATCTGATTCAGCTTCAGACCAGGGTGGTCCTAGTTAAGCCCCAAGGTTGGGGTCACGCTAGATCTCCTTGATTCTGCTTATTAAAGTTCCCTGAGATTGCCCTTTCCTCCAGTGGATGCCCCTGACACTTCAGAGGCCCTGGAAATCCAGAAGTGACTGGACATTCAAGGTCCCCAGGTCTCGGGTGACACAGGAGCTCCTTTGGCAGGAAGCAACTAGAGCATTGGGCGGTGGAGAAGGGCCACTAGAGATGATGGTCTAGGTTGGGAACCAAGGGGGATTGGATTCTAGGGCTAGAGCTCAGAGTCATCCAGTAATTGGGAGCAGTAGAAAGAGGGTCCCAAAAAGGGGAGCTAGTAGGAAGGTCCTTCCAGCCgaggtggcgggggcgggggggttgctGGCCGGCCCTTACCCACACGCTCGCACTTCATGGAGTCCCAGACATTGCAATTGAAGTCGTCGTAGCCTGCAAAGAGCAGACGGCCGCTGAGAGAGAAGGCCACGGATGTGATACCACAGATGATGCTCTCGTGGGAGTAGGCAGTCAGCTCCTGGTCTGCACGCAGGTCAAACAGGCGGCAGGAGGCGTCGTCCGAGCCTGTGCAGATGGCCTCTCCGTTGGGGAAGAACTGAGGTACAGGTGGCAAGGGAGTCAGGACTCAGCCCCGGGCGGCCCACTACCTCTCCCGCCCTCTCCTTGGCTCCCGCCCTGGTGGCTCCAGCGCAAGCACTTTCCGTCAGCCTCTCTGCCCGGCCCTTCCCCAGCACTCTTCATTTCTGACATTTATCCCAGCCATCTGCATGCCAGTTGGCCGCCCGACACTCGTTGCTCGGTCCCTCGCCACCCTGCAAGCAGGCAGGCATTATTTGCACGCTGCGAGGCTGAGGGAGGGCGGGtggcttgcccagggtcacatggctAGAAGGGCGGAGGCTGTCCCCGACTCCGGGCTGGATCAGGGTGTGGACGTGCAGGGCCAAGTGCAAATGTGTGACCTGAATCTCATCACGAGGAAATGTCAGATAAACTCAAAGGGACGGAAAGCCTAAAGAAAATTGGGTGGCACTCTTCAAAGATGTCAAGGCCCCGAAAGACaaagaaaggtagaaaaaagGTTCCAGtttaaaggaaactgaaaaggTACGGCAAGGAAACGCGATGCATGTTcctagacagaaaaaaaacacgGCTATTAAGGACATTTGTGAGATCATTGGTGAAATGTGAATATAGGCTGTAGACTATATTGTGTCATTGTTCAATCTGATTTTAAGAATTATACTGTGACCATGTCAGAGAATGgccttgtttttaagaaatatgcaCTGAAGTATTTAAGGGGTAAAGAGGCATGATATCTGCAACTTACtctccaaagaggaaaagaaaaaggtaataaaGCATATCTATGTCCACATCTAGGTGTATGTGTCTGTCTTTCCAtcggtccctccctccctctacagagagagaaagcaaaccaACAGTAAAAATGTCAGCAGTGAATATGGGTGAAGAGTAGATGGAAGCTGTTTGGGTTACTCTCCCAACCTTTCTGTAAGATGAAATCATTCCAACCAGGAAAGTTATAAAGAGgcggggagggagctgggggagggatgaAGGATGTTGGGGGGGGCGCTGGTGAGGAGGTCCCGGGAGTTGGGGCACAGAGGGGAGCTCACGCAGATAGCGTTGATGTCCGACTCGTGGCCAGTGAAAGTCTGCCGACAGGTTCCCTCCCGCACGTCCCAGAGCTTGGCGCTGGCGTCACAAGCGCCCGAAATGAAGAGTTTGAAGTCAGGAGAGACAGCCAGACTCATGCAGTCCCCCGTGTGCCCCACAAATACGGTCTTCTGCTGCCCAGTCTCGATATCCCACAGAGCACTGCCGGGAGGAGGGGGGGCTGTCACCCTGTCACGGAAAGCCCAGGACAGAGCCACGCCCCAAGCCCCGGCACCCACAGGGTTCAGCCCTCACCAAGTGGTGTCCCCGGAGCTGGTCACGATGTTGTTGTCATCCAGGAAGCGGCAGCAGGAGAGATAACCTGGGGGTGGGTGAGGACAGCGCCCGGGCTGCAGGGCCACATCCCTGCGCCTCTCACAACAGGGACGGGAAGAGAGGGTCTCTCACTCACCTGTGTGAGCAGAGAGCTCCCGGCTGACCTTGACATTGCCCTCACGGGACTTGAGGCTGTAGATGGAGCACATGTTGTCCAGCCCCCCGCATGCCACAAAGTTCCCAGATGGGGCATAGGCACAGGTCATGACCCAGGAGGAGCGCAGCGGGATTGCGTGCACCTGCAGGAGGGTGGACAGaggcaggacctgagctgagctccCAGGTGGGGAGGGTAGAGGAGGGGAGGCACAAAGCCCCCAAGGAATCACAGGGTGAcggagggctggggaggcagcTACCTTATTGGTGGTATAGGTGTCCCACACGATCAGCTTCCCGTCTTGCGAGGCACTTACCAGCAGCCTGGGGAGAGGGCACCCCATGTCACCCaagcctctccttcctgcctccccccgccccgggtgcCCCTCAAGCCTCACTTAGAGTCGGTGGCCCAGTGCATGGCATAGATCTTGGCCAGGTGTCCCCTTAACGTCCGCCGCGTCCGCATCTGGACTCTTCCCACGACCTCGAGGCCCGACACCAG
The sequence above is drawn from the Zalophus californianus isolate mZalCal1 chromosome 9, mZalCal1.pri.v2, whole genome shotgun sequence genome and encodes:
- the GNB3 gene encoding guanine nucleotide-binding protein G(I)/G(S)/G(T) subunit beta-3 isoform X1; protein product: MGEMEQLRQEAEQLKKQIADARKACADMTLAELVSGLEVVGRVQMRTRRTLRGHLAKIYAMHWATDSKLLVSASQDGKLIVWDTYTTNKVHAIPLRSSWVMTCAYAPSGNFVACGGLDNMCSIYSLKSREGNVKVSRELSAHTGYLSCCRFLDDNNIVTSSGDTTCALWDIETGQQKTVFVGHTGDCMSLAVSPDFKLFISGACDASAKLWDVREGTCRQTFTGHESDINAICFFPNGEAICTGSDDASCRLFDLRADQELTAYSHESIICGITSVAFSLSGRLLFAGYDDFNCNVWDSMKCERVGILSGHDNRVSCLGVTADGMAVATGSWDSFLKVWN
- the GNB3 gene encoding guanine nucleotide-binding protein G(I)/G(S)/G(T) subunit beta-3 isoform X2, producing the protein MTLAELVSGLEVVGRVQMRTRRTLRGHLAKIYAMHWATDSKLLVSASQDGKLIVWDTYTTNKVHAIPLRSSWVMTCAYAPSGNFVACGGLDNMCSIYSLKSREGNVKVSRELSAHTGYLSCCRFLDDNNIVTSSGDTTCALWDIETGQQKTVFVGHTGDCMSLAVSPDFKLFISGACDASAKLWDVREGTCRQTFTGHESDINAICFFPNGEAICTGSDDASCRLFDLRADQELTAYSHESIICGITSVAFSLSGRLLFAGYDDFNCNVWDSMKCERVGILSGHDNRVSCLGVTADGMAVATGSWDSFLKVWN